The DNA sequence TACTTTTGATCGGAACCAtgctatgctaagctaagctaagctaagctaatcaCCTGTTGATGATTCCAGTCCTGTGTTTAAGGCTTAGCATACACTGTATGAATTTAACTTGTTTTTGACACAGTTCTGAGTCAGAGTGACTCATTTTAAACAGAGGTTTACTTTGTTATTGCTGTAAGGTTAGGCTAAGGGGTGAGATAAGTGTCTGTCATCTTTGTcagtatgacattttcaatCCAGGACTCATGATAACataatttgtgtttgtcttacAATGACCCTGACTTATTGCCCAGCTGTTAGATGTATCATCTCAGAACCTGCATGCGTGTTAAGTACATTTCTCACAgtgttcttttgtgttttgcCTAAAATAACTATTTGTACACAGtatgttaggctcaaagaataagcagtaattcttaaaattgaaatgatgaaaGGACGATAAATAGTACAGTACAACAGTATAACAGTACAAGTAtgtatctcacacacatttgtctttgtaaCAAGCTGCTGATTAACGACAACTTCCACATTACTGTTAGCTTAAGGCCACAAACGTGGCTTTTTGTTTGcgactgaagacgttttaacgcactttgcctgatgaagatacgACATGTTTCTACCATGgccaaaaacatttgtatttcacTAGATTTGCTCTGCTACAGCTCCGTCCCTGTACTGCAGAGATCCATGAAGATCCATGTCCTGATTCCTAATGAGACCTCTCTGATCCTCATACACTGTTTCCCCTCCAGGCTTTCAGTTTTTCGAGGCCAGTGCCAAGGACAACGTCAACGTGAAGCAGACCTTCGAGCGCCTGGTCGACATCATCTGTGAAAAGATGTCCGAGAGCCTGGACGCTGGGGATCCGGCTGTCACAGGGGCCAAACAGGGGCCCCAACTGACAGAGCAGCCCGCTCCACCACACCAGGACTGTGCATGTTAAAGCTGACTACTCCCTCAAAACCCTTTTTCCTtcaccctctcttcctcttcttcttcttcttcttcttcttctcctccttcttcagcTGGATCTTAAGGCCCCCAGATCTATACTCCATCAAACCGTTTTCACTTCCTTTCCTGCTTTTCTGTAACTCAGTTAAGGATCATTGAATGATGGTCAAGAGAATCGGGTTGAAAAATGTCTGAAATGCTCTGAGATTCTCGTGGACCGGTGCGTGACATGTGTTTGCCTGTGGTTCCTCCGCATTAAGAGCTTAAATTTGTCTGTTGTTTTGATCTGATGCCAAAGCAAGTCCAGTTAAGTGTCTCAGACTCTTTGCAACCTGTGTTCTTCCTCAAGTTTTCCCGTTCCACCGCCCTGTTGTCTGCCTGTTCCTCGGTGTGGCTTTACAAGAAGGATTTGACGGCGTCCGTCCTCAGAGTGCCATTTAAATCCTTCCAATGTTTACAGTGCTTTGTTTCATGTCAGTCAACCGTTTTGAGAAGATGTCAGTCTCGGTTTTAGTGACCATAAAGGTTGCAGGGGAGTTAAGTGGGTGGTTTGATTCAGCTGAAAACTGTTCCttactgatgtgtttttgtttcttttaagaTTCTACAGAATCTATAGAAATCAAATGCATACATGGGGTTTCTTTTTGTTGACTCACCTGGTATCTTCACATAGATGCTGCCGGTGttatagttgtgtgtgtgttttttttattattcatctttccatttgacctttttttattttattttttacaattctTCAGCAAACCTTTTTGTAGTTTGATGCCCCATTTATTCTTTTCTTACATGAAACACCAGGTGGGGAGAAATACGAACAACATATAGCTAGgttaaaattgtaaaaaaaagaaaagaaaaaagaaaaatgaagagacaagttttatttaattatatttatttcaaatgtacatttaaatgttgtgcaatacatatatatatatagtatctACAGGTATGCATTTCTGGAAATGAATTTTAAAAGGTATGAACTTCAATGAGGATAgcatcaaatataaaaaaaggtaTCTGTTGTTTGGAAGatgtgtgtgggttgtgtgttattttcctGTTGGTTTGAGCTCATGCTGCTTCCCAGTCATGTTGTCACAAGTCAGACATTCAAAATCCCCACTAAGAAACAGTGTGATGGATGAGTGTAAAATGACAAGGTCAGAAAGTTAGTAACACCGTTGTCAACCGCCCACCCCCCCGTGATATTCCACGTGTGATATCCCAGCCGTGTTTCTGATGAAATATTAGAGGAAGGTGCTTTTTGCAATTGATGTCATTTTGGCCCAAGTGTCGTGAAGCTGGTGTAAGGTGTCATCTAGGTGTCATCTAGGTGTCATCTAGGTTTAGCAATACAATTGTAACTAGGATGATAAAAAATGTTGGTGTGAGGATATATCTGAAAATCACTCGATGCAACACAGTTCAGCTGCACCTGCTAACAGTGTTCATGGTGATGTTACAGTGTTTATGTGAGGCAGGGAAAAGAATTTGATCAAATATCAAAATTACCTTTAACATTTGTCATTCAGGGATTGTAATGTTTTCAAAAACGTGGAAATGGGCTTGAGGGAGAGAATGCAAACGGGTCATTTGTATGGTATTTATCCTTTATGTGAAAGACCATTGGGCTACTACGATGTGCAGATGTGATTTCAATATTAAATCCACCACAACAATAGCAGTTTCTTTCTAAATGAATTCAATTAAAAACCAGAACCACTCTGATCAACAACTGCATCTGTTACTATTTTAAGATCTATTCGCCCACATTTACTTTCGATGTCATCTATCTAGTCTGGACGTCATGTAATATCAGTATTACAGAGCAGCTTCACTGGATGCCATTGgcttcttgtgtgtgtttgtgtgtataaatggagaggaaaaaaaaaaagcatgtggtGGCTGACTGTTCACAGACCTGACAACTGCTGAGTGTCCACCACACACTTGTTCTTAATCAATACAGGTGTTAAAGGTTCTGCTCTAAGGTTGCCGTGGTTCTGACAACAAAGCAAACTCTGGACATGCATCGCCCTGCTTCCTTCAGAAACTGTTTAAATGGTTCCCATGGCTTCTTCACACAGGACTGCCATGTATTTCTGCATTTCACGTCACCAAAGATTGCCGTAGAAGCAACTCACTGTGCTGTTTGGACACTGGACCAGTTTTAAATCTGTAATACTGAAATGAACACTTTGAAGCAATCTTAAATTTTGTAGTAAAATCAGTGatcagtgaagaaaaaaaaaggaattctcTTATGGATTAAGAGGGAAAACGCTACTAACGTTACTAATTCAGCGATTTATTCGAAGAGTAAAGCAAATCTGGTCAAACGGTCAAATAACTTTTGCAATAGTTAACTGTCAAGAATAAAATACATATGAACCACTGGCTTTTAAAGTTGAGTTAAAATGAGGCCTCAGTCAAAGTactgacacaggaagtgatgatttGGGGAAAAATGATAACAACAAACCCGgtcaatgactttttttctgcatttatttgacTTCTGACTGGTTGTGACTGAAACTGTTCACCAATGAAATATGTCTTCCTCTACATAAACCAGATCTGTAAATATTGTATctcagagttgtgtgtgtgtgtgtgtggattgtgtTGTATCAACTCAGGCTTGCAGcgacaacagcaacaataaacaGAGAAAGAAGTGATTAAAAACCTCAAAAGAGCCATGCTGGACTGCATCTGCGTTCATTTCCCGGGCCTGCttgtgaatgaatgtgtcaaAGCAATACACGATATACACAAAAAGAAATGTCATCAAAGCTCGGTAGATGTTGCTGCCTTTAGATCTGCTACTACATGAAACGTCTAACTTTACTTGGTCTCACATCACTGCCTCTTTAAATCCTCCCCGGTTTTAGTCATTAAGATGAGAGAATAATGCTGTGGATGTTTTTATCTATACTTTgtggtaaaacaaaaataataaaaagaaaagttgctAACAATCAGCTGACTAGTGTTTAAGATGATTTTACTTGAGGAGTCGTGGTGTACGTGTTCAGTTGTTACTGACATTCTGAGAAACACTGAAGCACATGCATTTTAttcttaaaattaaatgaaataagtgAAAACGTACAATATTTTATGGGGAATCCAATCTGAAAAAATGTGTTACTGACctaataaaaaagtcaaacatcTTTATTACATGCTGAATTGTAGTAAAAGTGACACAAgtcatgtatctgtactttactttgttatttatatttctagcaacttttacttttacaccactacatttcctctcactatctttgttacttgttactaccaattcaaatcagaagaagagttggtaatggtctgtatttgtatagagcttttctagtcttgataatacttttacttctaaaatgtAAGTAcaatttatatcagaaaattacttttttgatacttaagtacagtaaatgtcatatactttaagacttttacttaagtaatattataaaaacagtggctttaacttctaccaaagtcattttctggtaagatacctctacttttactcaagtatcccttgcTTTATACTAGACTGGAGATATTGATGAGAGATTTAGCAATCTCACAAAATTGTCACCGAGAggctgcagttaaaaaaaaaacatccagcagagggcgacaTACACCATGGAAGATACCAGGATACAGAGGAGAGCAGAAACAGTGCATTCCAAATCCTGTTATTGAGCAACACTGGCTTCACAAATTCATGCTACATAACCTAACCTACAAGACATTTGTACTGTCTTGATTCTAatacacttttattattattcatgagaCGATTATAGTCCAAGCAAATTCATCAGTTCACCCACTTTACCTTTATGTAACTTGACATATCCGTCTTCACAATTATGGTTTCACTGGATCTGCATCTAAAACCTGACACCATTTATTTGGATCAACAcactgtgaacacaaacactaaaGATTCACAAAGATAGAGGGGAAAACAGTTTTATTGTCAAGCAgcatttaattaaacacagtGGCATGAAACCAAATAACTGGAGGTGACACAAAACAGTCAgtgcaacttaaaaaaaaaaaaagggcatgaCTCTCCACATGAGGACACACTGGAATGGACCAAAGTAGAGTAAACAATCAAGTTTGCAAACTGTTTACCTCCTGAGATGTATGGTAAATATGTCAAACATGTTGATtagcacatatatatatacatatatatatatatatatatatatatgcagccAAAATAACAATGTTCTTGTCAAAATCAGCTTGGTCCACGGTTTAAGACTAATTATTTCcccaaaaacataaaacagaagTTAAAGTATATAGCCCATCAACGTGCTAAAGACCAAATGTCAATGaaaaaacagcagtttaaaGGTGCCTTGTTCACAGATCACCAGTAAACACAGAAGTAAAACACAACCATATATAAATAGAATATATCAAAGGCAAACGCTCTTGACTTCGCCATAAATCCAAGacaccatttttattttttattttttgtaaatatcaCATACTTGATGCCGACGTGTTCTCTCTCAGGCAGTGGAGGAATATGGATTATGGTTAATTTGGAAGAAAATCTGTCCAAATGAGCTGCCGAATTAAGCAGGAGGGTCTCATTAAACAGTATCTGACAGTGTGCCGTGCCAttgtatgtttacattacacCGGTACccaaacatttataaaaacagcTCATTATTGATACAGTTGTTGGCCTACGTGGCCTGGCATTCATCCCACCAACCACTGCAAACATGATGGCTACATACAGAGAGAAGAATAAACGACAATAACAAAGAAGTCCATGAAGCTTATATGCTGGTCAGCAGCCACTGGAAACTCTGTCCCTAATGCACTTGAACCTCGTGTGGCAGCAGCTGACAGCCGCTGTTCACGTGCGACAGGACTTTCTGTTTGAGCTGAGACACTTGCTCTCTGAGCAGACCGGCCGTCGACGCCAGGTCGGTGTTGTGGCTCTTGAGCGTTTTCACCTTGTCCTCCAGCCTGGAGATCCGCTCCAGTTTGCGCCGCCGGCACTTGGAGGCTGCGATGCGGTTCCGGAGCCTCTTCCTCTCGGCTTTGACGTTCTCCTGCGTGTCCATGTCAATGGGGGAGAGCGGCGGACTCTCCCCGAAGCTCTGCACGTCGGGCACTGTCTGAGGCTCCTccttcagcagctgcagcggcGGAGAAAGCTCCGTCTGCGGCGGCGGAACTGCTGCCGCTGCCCCCAGGTGATGAGGCGGAGGCGGCGGGAAAGGGACCGTGTCAGTGGAGTAGTTCACAGTGGTTCCTAGCGGCCCGGTGCCGTAACTGTTCAGGTTCGTATACACCGGTAGGTCCGGCTGGATAGTGACCGGAGCGATGTTGGCGCCCAGGTCCAGGCTGTTCGTCTGCGCTTCTCCGCTCAGCTGGTTCTGTTTGTGCAAATCCTCCAGCGCCTTCACGAAACCCTCCGCGAACTCCTGCTCCTCCGTCACCGTCTTCGGGTAGAGGAACTGGGAGCTGGTGGGCGTCGTGGTGACCATGCCGTTGGACTGGATGATCAGCCTCTCCAGCTCCGGAGAGGCCAGCTTGAGCAGCCCCAGGTCCGGGGAGCTCAGCATGCTCTCCGCGTCACGGAGATGGGGCTTGAGGTCCGCGTCGTCCTCCAGACTCAAGTTAATATCCttcttcatcattattattattattacctccgtgaataaaaatgaagtaGATCTGATGGACACTCTCTCACAGCGACGTCCTGTCCATAACCTCACAGAATCAACCACGCGTGTTAAATATGCTGCTTTAAATTATTTATGCAATTTCTATAATCGTCTAATACAGCGTGAATTCAGAGACTGAGGACAGTCTTCTGCTCTGGAGCTGGATCTGAGTGAAGCGCACACCCGCGCGAGCTTTTCTAGCCTCGCACGTTCCATTATGTCACGTTAGAGCGCGCACGCATTGGGCAGAAATGATATTTTCCACAATTTTAtagaaatcaaaaaaaaaaaagacagaggcagagagaagacAGGAGCTCTCACTCTGAGCCTCAATTCAGTGACCCAGTCTTAAAAACAGTGTCCATGATTGtagattaataataattttgattttattatCTGTATGTACGCTATATCTGTCCATCTACATCCATGCATTCATACaacaattttaaattaaaagttgtCACCATCAATAAGGGATCATGGGACATACCACTTTTGTGTGTCTTATGCCAACACCGATATGACAAACGAGTATCTtccaataccaatatcacaaattGAATATCTACCAATAATGAT is a window from the Solea solea chromosome 9, fSolSol10.1, whole genome shotgun sequence genome containing:
- the jund gene encoding transcription factor jun-D, producing MMKKDINLSLEDDADLKPHLRDAESMLSSPDLGLLKLASPELERLIIQSNGMVTTTPTSSQFLYPKTVTEEQEFAEGFVKALEDLHKQNQLSGEAQTNSLDLGANIAPVTIQPDLPVYTNLNSYGTGPLGTTVNYSTDTVPFPPPPPHHLGAAAAVPPPQTELSPPLQLLKEEPQTVPDVQSFGESPPLSPIDMDTQENVKAERKRLRNRIAASKCRRRKLERISRLEDKVKTLKSHNTDLASTAGLLREQVSQLKQKVLSHVNSGCQLLPHEVQVH